One Sebastes umbrosus isolate fSebUmb1 chromosome 6, fSebUmb1.pri, whole genome shotgun sequence DNA window includes the following coding sequences:
- the crebzf gene encoding LOW QUALITY PROTEIN: CREB/ATF bZIP transcription factor (The sequence of the model RefSeq protein was modified relative to this genomic sequence to represent the inferred CDS: inserted 2 bases in 1 codon), whose amino-acid sequence MITRRRGRAMNTTEEVQSLEVEVVETVEELPSPSEGFPSDDIDTAGIELDDLFGIEALKWTMERGADSSLFDFEMADFGACSAETQXFRGEASTASSPERTSSDSKIKNRQNQSSHLINKNAIAARLNRLRKKEYVNSLEKKVGILSTENGVLQQENSQLTKRVEELEDETRYLRAVLANESMLAQLLSRLSGVNGMKLSSSLFQGPDSNDHDYALPRKRVKVEEKETAGGVCLHVDKDHVSVEFCTKCAESASASLKM is encoded by the exons ATGATCACCAGAAGAAGAGGACGCGCTATGAACACCACAGAGGAGGTGCAGTCTCTGGAGGTCGAAGTGGTGGAAACTGTGGAAGAGCTCCCGAGTCCATCTGAGGGGTTCCCATCCGATGATATTGACACCGCTGGAATAGAGCTAGATGACCTGTTTGGAATTGAAGCCTTAAAATGGACAATGGAAAGAGGTGCTGACTCCTCGCTCTTCGATTTTGAGATGGCTGATTTTGGTGCGTGCAGTGCCGAGACCCA ATTCAGAGGTGAAGCTTCAACGGCCTCGTCTCCAGAGAGAACGTCATCTGACTCGAAGATTAAGAACAGGCAAAACCAGTCGAGCCACCTGATCAACAAAAATGCCATCGCTGCCAGGTTGAATCGTCTCCGGAAGAAAGAATACGTCAACAGCTTGGAGAAGAAGGTTGGCATCCTGTCAACAGAAAACGGCGTGCTCCAACAGGAGAATTCTCAGCTGACCAAGAGGGTGGAGGAGTTGGAGGATGAGACCAGGTACTTGAGGGCTGTGCTGGCCAATGAGAGCATGTTAGCCCAGCTCTTATCCAGGCTGAGCGGTGTGAATGGGATGAAATTATCTTCCTCGCTTTTCCAGGGGCCCGACTCGAACGACCACGACTACGCGTTACCCAGGAAGCGTGTGAAAgtggaggagaaagagacagcTGGTGGCGTTTGTCTTCATGTGGACAAGGACCACGTGTCAGTGGAGTTCTGCACCAAGTGTGCAGAGAGTGCAAGCGCATCGCTCAAAATGTAG
- the las1l gene encoding LOW QUALITY PROTEIN: ribosomal biogenesis protein LAS1L (The sequence of the model RefSeq protein was modified relative to this genomic sequence to represent the inferred CDS: inserted 8 bases in 8 codons; deleted 10 bases in 9 codons; substituted 1 base at 1 genomic stop codon) → MKKRSSEKKRHXVAWANKAEWDQVLEYLYSKDSALQTYALHRISAWKGRYANSSPVAVDCTAVLVRCQVLDRSGQLDGDDLVLLYGXGLMRFVNLITERQQGRTXRPLRRLAGXLNIPEWVVDLRHDFTHRKTPSLKWCRKGCKVVLEWXQQEYWSRQLGGGPSEDWESESDGDDEEVDLKRQEDELVERQKDMEAYKNARELLISFXKEQYQAFDGLPEHKQKNLWPAPFADMSXLLGEIKQFALQSSNLLIDVLLEDGFLVPTVEQLETLGCDTSDNASPTEPRVTQTFLRFWLPLLKMLNSPSLIHLLLEKLFVELKLLTKEQNNHRAFYISAWISEIILCNSNKYEYHFETKGQKKARMKDRVFVNRIQLRWQQLLSACLDAPCISTPHLLQLILDDMEHPLPLETRQRLLQLCSIYTQCAHSESDTSPEQKQQPIYTLESLHEKLQHSRRHSHPWRSTAEVGRSESSQEYKWTDVQAEKAKLLRGSPWQVCNDNXLWKNYPLGKVPATVRXPFHGLMVENYSTMTVFDQPVELESNTTHNVQGVLAPVRTADGLWNHSDLNKLKSGPATF, encoded by the exons atgaagaaaagGAGTTCAGAGAAAAAACGCC GTGTGGCATGGGCTAACAAAGCTGAGTGGGATCAAGTTCTGGAGTATCTGTACTCGAAGGACTCTGCCTTACAGACGTATGCACTGCAC AGGATATCGGCTTGGAAAGGCAGGTATGCCAACAGCTCTCCTGTGGCGGTGGACTGCACAGCGGTCCTGGTGAGGTGCCAGGTGCTGGACAGGTCAGGACAGCTGGACGGAGATGATCTGGTGTTGCTTTATG GCGGCCTGATGAGGTTTGTCAATTTGATCACCGAGCGACAACAGGGGAGAA GCCGTCCACTGAGGCGGCTGGCTG ACTTGAACATCCCAGAGTGGGTCGTAGACCTGAGGCACGACTTCACCCACAGGAAGACTCCTTCCTTAAAATGGTGCCGAAAGGGATGTAAGGTGGTTCTGGAGT CTCAGCAGGAATACTGGTCCAGGCAGTTGGGAGGAGGGCCTAGTGAGGACTGGGAATCGGAG TCggatggagatgatgaagaggtTGACCTAAAACGCCAAGAGGATGAGCTCGTTGAAAGGCAAAAAGACATGGAAGCCTACAAGAATGCACGGGAACTTCTGATATCTT TGAAAGAGCAGTACCAGGCTTTTGATGGGCTTCCTGAACACAAACAGAAGAACCTGTGGCCAGCCCCCTTTGCAGACATGA GGTTACTAGGTGAGATCAAGCAGTTTGCTTTGCAGTCAAGTAATCTGCTGATTGATGTGTTATTGGAAGATGGATTTTTAGTTCCCACCGTT GAACAACTGGAAACATTAGGCTGTGACACATCCGACAATGCCAGTCCCACCGAACCCAGAGTCACTCAAACATTCCTGCGTTTTTGGCTGCCGCTCCTGAAGATGCTCAACTCGCCATCCTTAATTCACCTCCTTCTGGAGAAGCTGTTTGTTGAACTGAAGCTGCTCACCAAAGAGCAGAATAATCAC CGGGCTTTCTACATTTCTGCTTGGATTTCAGAAATCATCCTCTGTAACAGCAACAAATATGAATACCACTTTGAAACAAAGGGACAGAAGAAGGCCAGAATGAAGGACAGGGTCTTTGTT AACCGCATCCAGCTGAGGTGGCAGCAGCTGCTCTCAGCATGCCTGGATGCTCCCTGTATCAGCACGCCTCACTTGCTCCAGTTGATCCTGGATGACATGGAGCATCCTCTCCCTCTGGAAACC CGTCAGAGGttgctccagctctgctccatCTACACACAGTGCGCACACTCAGAATCCGAT ACTTCTCCAGAGCAGAAACAACAG CCCATATACACGCTGGAGAGTTTGCATGAGAAGCTGCAGCATTCGCGGCGCCACAGCCATCCTTGGCGTTCCACGGCTGAGGTGGGGAGGAGCGAGTCCTCCCAGGAGTACAAATGGACAGATGTTCAGGCT GAAAAAGCAAAATTGCTCAGAGGTTCTCCGTGGCAGGTGTGCAACGATA GTTTGTGGAAGAACTATCCTCTCGGTAAAGTCCCCGCCACAGTCAGATGACCCTTCCACGGCCTCATGGTGGAAAACTACTCAACAATGACTGTCTTTGACCAGCCGGTGGAGTTAGagagcaacacaacacacaatgtACAAGGAGTCTTGGCACCAGTGAGAACAGCAGATGGCCTTTGGAACCACAGTGATCTTAATAAGTTGAAATCTGGACCTGCAACTTTTTGA